Genomic DNA from Clostridium sp. BJN0013:
GAGGTAAGCGTTGCTCCGCTGATTATATCTACTTGCAGCGACTGCAATTCAATCACCTTTTGGAACAAATCCTCCATAGTCATGCCTCCGTCATTTCCACAGGATTTCCATTACTATCCAACACACCCTTAAGTATTTTTATATCTGCAATTTCACCACCGGATATGGTTACTTCGACGATTGTATCTCTGGAACTCCCCTTAGTTCCGCTTTTCGTTATCCGCCAT
This window encodes:
- a CDS encoding FMN-binding protein, translating into MEDLFQKVIELQSLQVDIISGATLTSKAHLKALENALKQELKE